AGGCCTGCGAACACTTCTCAGATATCTACCGCCGCGCGCGCGGGCTGTTTATCTCGTACCCGAACCGCGACCGCATCGACGACATGCTGCAAAACGCCACCAAGCAGAACGTGAAGGTGATTGTCGTCACCGACGGCGAGCGTATTCTCGGCCTCGGCGATCAGGGCATCGGCGGCATGGGCATTCCGATCGGTAAACTGTCGCTGTACACCGCCTGCGGCGGCATCAGCCCGGCCTATACCCTGCCGGTGGTGCTGGACGTCGGCACCAACAACCCGCAGCGCCTGAACGACCCGCTGTATATGGGCTGGCGCCACCCGCGTATCTCCGGCGAGGAGTACCATGAGTTCGTCGAAGCATTTATTCAGGCGGTCAAACGCCGCTGGCCGAACGTACTGCTGCAGTTCGAGGACTTCGCGCAGAATAACGCCACCCCGCTGCTGAACCGCTACCGCGACGAAATCTGCTGCTTCAACGACGATATTCAGGGCACCGCCGCGGTCACGCTCGGCAGCCTGATCGCCGCCAGCCGCGCCGCCGGCTGCCGGCTGCGCGACCAGACCGTCACCTTCCTCGGCGCGGGTTCCGCCGGCTGCGGCATCGCCGAGCAGATTATCGCCCAGATGAAGTCGGAAGGCCTGAGTGAAGACGAAGCGCGGGCGCGCGTGTTCATGGTTGACCGTTTCGGCCTGCTGACCGACAAACTGCCGAACCTGCTCGACTTCCAGAGCAAACTGGTGCAAAAGAGCGAAACGCTGGCGCACTGGAACGTCAGCAACGATGCCATTTCACTGATGGACGTGGTGCGCAACGCCAAACCAAGCATTCTGATCGGCGTTTCCGGCCAGCCGGGGCTGTTCACCGAAGAACTGATCCGCGAAATGCATCAGCACTGCCCGCGGCCAATCGTCATGCCGCTGTCCAACCCGACCTCCCGCGTTGAGGCGCGCCCGGAAGATATCATCAACTGGACCGACGGCGCCGCGCTGGTAGCCACCGGCAGCCCGTTCGCGCCGGTCAGCTACCGCGATCGCCAGTATCCGATCGCCCAGTGCAACAACTCCTATATCTTCCCGGGGATTGGTCTCGGCGTGCTGGCTTCCGGCGCGTCGCGCGTCACCGACTCGATGCTGATGGCCGCCAGCCGCGCGCTGGCCGACTGTTCGCCGCTGGCGACCGACGGCTACGGCGCACTGCTGCCGGATATCGACGATATTCAGGGCGTATCGAAATGCATCGCCATGGAAGTGGGCAAGGCCGCACAGCTGCAGGGCGTGGCGGTGGTAACGTCTGAAGAAGCGCTGTCCAAAGCGATTGAGCACAACTTCTGGCGTCCGCAGTACCGCAGCTACAAGCGTACCTCGTTCTAATCAACACCCCGCCGGCCAGCATTCGTCTGGCCGGTTTTTCCTCTCCCTGAGTCCGCCGCCAACAAAAAGTGCCATGCACTCCCCGCATCGGCAGGTGGAGCGCTTGCGTCAAATTGTCAGGTAAAGTAGCCTTGATCCACCTTTTTTTCAGATTTATGCGCGTAAGGCCAAAACATGTGGAAACGCCTGATAATTAGCCTGTTCGTCATCGCCGTGGCGCTGATGTTAGCGGCTATCGCGCTCGATCGCTGGATCAGTTGGAAAACCGCGCCCTATATCTACGAAGAGGTGCAACAACTGCCGGATCGCCAGGTCGGCGTGGTGCTCGGCACCGCCAAATATTACCGCACCGGGGTGATTAATCAGTATTACCGTTACCGCATGCAGGGGGCAATCAACGCCTACAACAGCGGTAAGGTGAAGTATCTGCTGCTGAGCGGCGACAATGCGCTGCAGAGCTATAACGAACCGATGACCATGCGCCGCGATCTGATCGCCGCCGGCGTAGCACCCAGCGATATCGTGCTCGACTACGCCGGTTTCCGTACGCTGGATTCAATTGTGCGGACGCGTAAGGTGTTCGACGCCAACGACTTTACCATTATCACCCAGCGCTTCCACTGCGAGCGGGCGCTGTTTATCGCCCTGCATATGGGCATCCAGGCGCAGTGCTTCGCCGTTCCTTCTCCCAAGAATATGCTGACGGTGCGCGTGCGTGAAATCTTCGCCCGCCTCGGCGCGCTGAACGATCTGTATATCCTCAAGCGCGAGCCGCGCTTTCTCGGGCCGCTGATCCCGATCTCCGCCATGCATAAAGTGCCGGAAGACGCCCAGGGTTATCCGGCGGTATCGCCGGAACAGCTGGTGGAACTGGAGCAGAAACTGGCGGCAGAAAAGCAAAAAGCACAGGCCAAATAAGCCAACGGCCGGCATAATGCCGGCCGTTTTAGTCTTCCTAACGCCGCAGATGGCGTTCTCCCTCGCCGGCGCCGAGCGCCGTCAGCCGACGCCACAGCCACTCTGCCGGCCCCTGTTCAAAATAGCGCAGCCACAGCTGTGAAAAGCACAGGTTCGCCAGCCACACCAGCGGCACAATCGCCACCAGCTGCCAACGGTCAAGCTGCTGGTAGAGGCCGAAACGGTAGAACAGCGTGGTGCAAATCAGCGTTTGCAGCAGATAATTACTGAGCGCCATACGGCCGACCTGCGTCAGCCAACGTCCGACCGGCCATCTTGCCAGATGTCCCCAGAAGCCGTAGCACATCGCCAGATAGCCCATCGCCTGCAGCGGCGCGCCCAGCTCGCGCGGCACCTGCAGCAGAAAACCGCTCCAGCGGTAATCCCACTGCAGGTGCCACTGCAGCGCCACCGCCGGCAGCTGGATCAGCAGCGACAGCGGAATCAGCCAGGCCGCCTGCCGCCGATAATACGCCGGCGCAAAGTGGCCGCGCAGCCAGCCGCTGCGCATCAAACCGGCGCCGAACAGCATCAGCCCCGCCAGTTCCCAGCCGTACTGCGCGCCGATCGCCAGCAGGCTGGATGAGAGCAGATCCACCCGGTTGCGCCAGGCCTCAAACCCGCCCTGCAGTTTCCACAGCTGTTCATACTGCAGCTCGGCCGGGCCGGGCTGCCAGAAACTGCCCGGCGTACCATCGGTGGCAAAACTTAACAGCAGCAGCAGCGTAACGCCGATGCCATACAGCACCGCGCCGGTTTTCAGCAGGGTAAAGGTGTCTTTCGCTTCGCGGATCATCCGCCAGCACACCAGCCCGATCAGGCCGTACGCCAGCAGAATATCGCCGTCCCATAAAAAAATGCCGTGCCCCAGCCCGAACAGCACCAGCCAGGTCAGACGCGCGCGGATCCAGCCTTTGCCGCGGTGCAACAGCAGCTGCAGCCCGGCGCCGAACAGCAGCGCAAACATCGCCAAAAATTTGGCCTGGGTAAACAGATCCAGCAGCGCCCAGGCCCAGGCGTCAGACAGTGCAGGCTGGCCCTGATAGGCCGGGTTAAGATACGCCGCTTTCGGCAGCCCAAAGGCGCTGATGTTCATCAGCAAAATACCGAGAATGGCGATGCCGCGCGCGCAGTCCAGAGTGGCAATACGCGGCAGCGGCGCCGATGCAGGAGGGTTCATGGGATACCGCTGTTATTCAATCCGATAAAAATACGCCCGCAGGCGCAGGGCCATACCGGCAAATTCGCCCCGCACCCGGCGGGATGG
The nucleotide sequence above comes from Serratia rhizosphaerae. Encoded proteins:
- the yeiB gene encoding DUF418 domain-containing protein YeiB; translated protein: MNPPASAPLPRIATLDCARGIAILGILLMNISAFGLPKAAYLNPAYQGQPALSDAWAWALLDLFTQAKFLAMFALLFGAGLQLLLHRGKGWIRARLTWLVLFGLGHGIFLWDGDILLAYGLIGLVCWRMIREAKDTFTLLKTGAVLYGIGVTLLLLLSFATDGTPGSFWQPGPAELQYEQLWKLQGGFEAWRNRVDLLSSSLLAIGAQYGWELAGLMLFGAGLMRSGWLRGHFAPAYYRRQAAWLIPLSLLIQLPAVALQWHLQWDYRWSGFLLQVPRELGAPLQAMGYLAMCYGFWGHLARWPVGRWLTQVGRMALSNYLLQTLICTTLFYRFGLYQQLDRWQLVAIVPLVWLANLCFSQLWLRYFEQGPAEWLWRRLTALGAGEGERHLRR
- the sanA gene encoding outer membrane permeability protein SanA — translated: MWKRLIISLFVIAVALMLAAIALDRWISWKTAPYIYEEVQQLPDRQVGVVLGTAKYYRTGVINQYYRYRMQGAINAYNSGKVKYLLLSGDNALQSYNEPMTMRRDLIAAGVAPSDIVLDYAGFRTLDSIVRTRKVFDANDFTIITQRFHCERALFIALHMGIQAQCFAVPSPKNMLTVRVREIFARLGALNDLYILKREPRFLGPLIPISAMHKVPEDAQGYPAVSPEQLVELEQKLAAEKQKAQAK
- a CDS encoding NAD-dependent malic enzyme; protein product: MELEYESKRPLYIPYAGPILLEFPLLNKGSAFTEDERSHFNLHGLLPEAVETIEEQVERAYRQYQDFKNDNDKHIYLRNIQDTNETLFYRLLDSHLSEMMPIIYTPTVGEACEHFSDIYRRARGLFISYPNRDRIDDMLQNATKQNVKVIVVTDGERILGLGDQGIGGMGIPIGKLSLYTACGGISPAYTLPVVLDVGTNNPQRLNDPLYMGWRHPRISGEEYHEFVEAFIQAVKRRWPNVLLQFEDFAQNNATPLLNRYRDEICCFNDDIQGTAAVTLGSLIAASRAAGCRLRDQTVTFLGAGSAGCGIAEQIIAQMKSEGLSEDEARARVFMVDRFGLLTDKLPNLLDFQSKLVQKSETLAHWNVSNDAISLMDVVRNAKPSILIGVSGQPGLFTEELIREMHQHCPRPIVMPLSNPTSRVEARPEDIINWTDGAALVATGSPFAPVSYRDRQYPIAQCNNSYIFPGIGLGVLASGASRVTDSMLMAASRALADCSPLATDGYGALLPDIDDIQGVSKCIAMEVGKAAQLQGVAVVTSEEALSKAIEHNFWRPQYRSYKRTSF